The Opisthocomus hoazin isolate bOpiHoa1 chromosome 9, bOpiHoa1.hap1, whole genome shotgun sequence genomic sequence gaagcaaagaaggcattcagtaactctaccttctctgcatcctctgtcacctggacacccacctcgttcagcagcagccccacactatccctagtcttccgtttgctgttgatgtacttgaagaagcccttcttgttgtctttgaaatcccttgccagattcagttccaggtggaccaTAGcgttcctcattgcatccctgaaTGCTTTGACAAccttcctgtactcttcccaagtggcctgttcctctttccacattccacctgagctccactagaagctccttgctcattcaTATGGGTCTCCTACctctttttctagatttctttctcagggggatgcaccgatcctaagcatggaggaagtgatgcttaaacagtgaccagcactcttggacccccctgccttctagagccctgacccacgggattcctccaggtagctccttgaagaggccaaagttagctctcttgaagtccaaggttttatcctacttatcgccctgcttcctccatgcaggatcctgaagttcaccattaaTCAATGATTCTTCTTTCCTTTACATAACCTTAAAATGACGGAGaacttcaaaagcaaaacaggtcagaaaagcagcacagaaaaacttGGGAGATGTGGTGTTTTTATTCTGCATGGGAAAAGCAGATTGTGGTTTCAGGGAAGTTTTTGCCACGACAGTATCATGTAGCCTATAGCCTTCCTATATGTTCctagatattaggaagagatATTGGAGTTCTATAGATTTTTAGTTGAAATTTCTCCTATCAttgtgaggagaggagaggagaggagaggagaggagaggagaggagaggagaggagaggagaggagaggagaggagaggagaggagaggagaggagaggagaggagaggagaggagaggagaggagaggagaggagaggagaggagaggagaggagaggagaggagaggagaggataaAAAAAGTCTTGATAAAATTAGTGTGTCATTAACAAACACAACGAAATGGCTTAATAATTTCTAATGTAAGGATCTCTAAAAGATCTTTCACCTATTTTAATTGGAAGAAGTGGCAGATGTGGCTGCCACTTACCGAGATTGCCTTTTCTATAGAAAGTAGGAATATCTCTTTTTCTAGCCTACTGTCTTTCTCAACCTTTCCTTCTGACTGGCTTATAGACTAAAGGTACTGAATGAACTGTTTTGTActgtaacaaacagaaaaatgagaagtttgagtttcattttacagtatttttttatctGTTAGAAATTCAACTCACTATTTCTAGACAGTGAAGAACAGTAAAGTATAGTAAAGAACAGCTTCAAAAACATATAGTAGGACATATGGTGAAAGTGCTTTTCTAATAATAGTGACTTGGGTCAAAAAGAGTTTCTATTTACTAATAACCTACTAATAACTTTTGTATTCACGATCTGTGAATGACACAACAGAGACTTAATAAAACAAGGTTGCTACCATGCAGGCTTGCCCTTCCTATCACCATGCCCCATGCATGGTCAGGATACATTGGACACACACCTGTTATTTATAATCCTTCCTGAAGGATTTTACATCCATTTTAAATGAGAGAGACATAAAACAAGAATCCATTACTTAAATTCTCACTTAAAACTTGATCTCCTCTTTTCCGGGGAGAAAAACCCACCTTGATGCAAACTTTTTTTCACAAGTGATTTTATCATCTGCATATgaatgcatttcttttatttcctttagtGCAATGAGCTTTTcctgaatgaaaaacaaaaagcagttttaaTATCACCAATTCTATTCATCCACTATAATTTCTAGCACAAACTTcaaatatgttaaaataaaataatccttaTATTTTACTAGTATGACTGAAGATCacaatttttagtattttaatggTCAAATTAAATGATTTTTGTCTCATTAAGTGACAAGAAGTTCACGATGGAATTACTGCTCActgcttttgtattttctgaaaaattacttAATTCTAGTAAACTCTGGCCTTCACTCATGCAGAGTCACAGCCATAAGGATCCCAAAAGATAGGTCTCCTGGCATAGAACTACTGTGAATACCACACAAGCAAAACAACATCAATAGCACAGAAACATTAAATTAAAGttaatatttctgttctgcacaCAGCCTGCAGAATATGGGGGTTCAAATTCTACACTTACATAGGTAAACTTATTTTATTATCTCCTTTTTGGACACCATAACAGTTATCTGTTCATTCAATACATAAATACTACCTTACACTTACAAATACCTGTTTTTTTCATGCATAAGTGCATGCGTGCAGTTTGTACATCTAACATTTGGTGTAAAGGTCTCAGTACTCGAAGTTACATTGCAACGTACCCATAGGTGGTAGAACAGGCATACTATTAGATATAAGAAAACATCACCTGAATCAGCTCATGGGCTAAGTGTCCCAGAACTTCTTGAGTAGTTTCATTAATTTCTAATTCTGTCATGATTTCCCAGTTACCATTCTGGAACCTCACTGGCATAGAGAAGACAATTCCTTCAGGAAGGCAAAATTGACCTGTAGAACAGGGAAAAAATGACCCAAACGtattatttctgattaaaaaacaCAACTTCACCAGCATCAAGATTAAGTCCTACAGACCTGCAAAAGTCTTCAACTGTAAGACCTTAGTATAAATGGAGACTGCCTTTTTCAGTGTACAGTTCAAAGACTAAAGAGTTCCCCTTTTACTGTAactttttatcatagaatcacaatagtttgggttggaagggatctctaaaggtcatctacttcaagccccctgcagtgagcatggacatctgcaactagaccaggttgctcagagccccatccaacctgaccttgaatgtttccatggatggggcacctatcacctctctgagcaacctgtgccagtgtttcaccaccctcatagtaaaaatttctcttctccaggatgaacagccccagttctctcagcccttcctcatagaagaggtgttgtTCCacccttctgatcatttttgtggcctgctctggacctgctccaacaggtccatgcctttcctgtgctgtaaCACAATTGTTGTAACAATTTTACATCTTAaaaaggggaatttttttttttatttcatacaaGGGTTAAATGACTGTTATGAAATATTCCATTTATTGATCCACATAACTAAACAAGAATATGCTTTTATGGCTTAGGCTCTAAGAAGTATAAAGAGTCGTGGTGCAAAACACATACGCCAGAAAAGCATTTAAACTAAAAGACTAAAAGACAATCCGCAACAAGACAGTATTAACTTAGGAGATGCATGTAAGAAGTATCAAATCACAAGCTCTGGAGAGCAAAATTGCTTAGATTTGGAGGTTCTTCTGCTGAAACAAACTCTCAGTCTCCCATTATATCATGATTTGTTTTACAAGTTTTTATGAAATGAAcaatctttattaaaaattaacattatACATACCAGAGAAAGCTACAAGAAAATATGTGAATCAAAAGTAGATTTACCTTTACTAATTATTCCCACAGAAACGATCTCCCCAGGAGGAGAGCCATGATACCAGTATCTCAGTACAGTGGCTACCGCATGAGCAGGTAACATTCCTACACAATGACAGACCCGGGAACTCAGTGAACTCTTTGCAGATAGAAATTCTGAATGGATCCATTCACTAccaacaaaaaaagggaaaaaaacaaagaagtaagaaaaaaCTAAGATGACTGCAGGAAGAGTAGTCTTCTAGAGGAAACAAGAACTAAACGTGagggaagaaaacaggcaaaacttATTCAAACTTCACTGCAGAAGGCAAGGCACttaaagataggaaaaaaaagtgtctaaCAAAAAGTGGCTCAAAAGGTAACAACAAGCACTACTTCTCTACGAAAGTTAGGTCACTTACTCAAGTCATAACCTCTATTcttataattattattatgtaTTACCATCTTACATCAAAACCCAGCCATGACCCATAACCCCCCTGTGCTAGGCACAGTACAAGTATAGAACAAAAGGAACATCTGCTGTCCAGTAAATGCCAGGTTTAGACCAGACTGGGAGCTCCATACAGCAAGGCCTGAGTGTATGTCACATCCACTGCCCTCTCACTCTGCCCACCCTTTCTCTGCTACTTCTATGTCCACAAGAAGCTATCTAGCTGCCAGGTATCCTTTTTACATATGTTAACAAACTGTCTATTTTGGGCAACTGACAACATTAGTGTGCTCAGGCTGCGTGTTCAACGGAATTCAGGGACTTCAAGATACAGATATACGTTTAGTATTATTTCAAAGTTTCTTCACATATACTAGACATCTAAGTCACTATCTGGACTTTCATTACTTCTTACAGGCTGCTCATGATAcgccagaaaaaaaccacacttaaTATGTAGGAAAATACAGTTATAAACAAAGGTGGTAGGAAAGTCAGAACTATGTATAGCACTGGGAACTACTCAACCTCTTTTGCAGACTGACTACTTCAACTGGAGTTTTCCTTTATGTGCAGCACCAGTCAGTAAAGACAAATCTCAAACACAAAACCCTTTCTTGATGTTTATTAAACAGTTCAGATAAACATGGATTAAAAGCAATTatctatttttactttaaaaaaataaatctgtactgTACCTGTCATAAAGCATATTCAACAAAGGGCGTGGAAAATTAGCTGGGCCCCAAACAGCACAGTCATATCCATAAAGTTTTGCATGTGACAAATCAATGTAGTTACAGCCAGTAATATTGCCCCAAACAATCACGTCTTTAACTCCTGTAACAGAGGAAAATAGATAGATTAATGAAGAGATAGACAAGTATTTTCACAATgtaggctggactagatgaccttcagaaGTCCCTTTCCAGGCGAATTATTCTTCAGTTCAGTGTCCTGCCTTAATAACAGAAATTATTTGATCTGAAAAATGCAACAAGGTTCTCCATAACCATATGAAACCTCGTCACAAgctgaaaaagcaattttaatttaTATCATCCTATTGTACATAATAGACAAAACGTAGTAATACTTAGctgttaaaaaccaaaacaaatcacaTTGCAAACATACCACAATGTTCCTTTTAATATCCTGTACATGCAAACGTAGAATGCCTAACAgtaaaaaatcactgaaaaaaacaaaatctaccTGCTTTGGTGTGAAAGGAATTTCTCAAATGACCTGCTGATAGGCTATTCAGCCTATTaacatattttctattttattaggCTTCACAACATCTAGTCTCCTCATTGATGACCAGTTCCTAGAACTGCAACATCAAAAGAATCCTAACTGAGCAGGCTGTTGGAGCACACCTTTGCTATGCAGTGCAGAACCGTGCAAATACAACCGAGCTGTAACAACTGACCTGAGAAACAAAGCCAATTAACCCAGAAATAATACAATAGTACTACAACATAGTTCTACTATACTCTCATTATCTCCACAGTGGTATGTTgtcctgtttcttcacagctatTTTGCGTGTCTCCAATGTAACAATGCGCTGCAGAGTGCAAATGCAATCTTTAAGACCTAGTTCCTGATCCGCAACACAGCTCAGTCCTCCTTAGTGTATCTCCAGCATGAAATATACACCagagtggcaaggcaagcagaatTGACATTCGTGGGATCAGGCACAGATCCAGATAGCAGTAAGCACAGAGAACAGTAGCACCTGCGAGTCACACCCTGGCATTCTGTACATCCATGCAGTTCAGTGGGTGCACTGCTGCGCCTGCGTTCTGCAACGAAATATGTACTCTCAAAGGTGTCCATCCACTGAACTCCCCAAATGCTACCAGAACACCAAATATTCACCTGCTGCATTCATATTCAGCTTCCTGGCCAGCATGGCTTTAGCTGCACTTTCCCAGGGTGTCGCAATGGCAATGACATTTTCAGGCTTAATGGACGGGCCGTATGTCATAATCATCATCGCCTTAAGGTTTACAAAGGTTTTTCCTGATGAAATTACTCTGACCTCACTCTTGGCATTCTTTTCAATCAGGGGAGCATACACTCGACAGATCTCACCCACTTCTCTGGTGTAGTTCTCAAGGGACTGGACTTCACAGTTTAAGAGAACATCATCAAGAACAATGATAATATCGGCTTGATTAAAAGCCTCATCTATTTCAGTGTGCTCTGAAATACTGCGCAGGAGTGGGAACGCCATGTCTTCAGCATCCATTACAATACCGCAAAGAACTTCCTTAAACTGGTCCAAGTCAAGCAAATGGATACTGATTTCTGTGGTCATCCCAAACACTTCTCCATCTGCCAGCAGAGGGATCAGTTGAGAACAGATTGGAGCTGATGCACTGACAAGAGAAGGATACAGAAAAATTATAGTTAATGACTAACCACTGCTTGTTTGGAAGTATTACATAAATAAACACAAAGatctttcttttgtatttgaTTATGCTTAAACCGACCATTAGGTTGGATCCTTTATTGCTCTTTCTGTCATTTTAACAGGCCAAAAACTAAACCAGTTGGGTCCTCCTTTCACTTGAAGATTTTTCCATCCTATACATTTCAGTCCATACTGTCACTCAGAAACTGATGTCTTTAAAGAACCCTGcttttttttaaggtgttctGCTAGGACAGACATTTCTAAAGGTAAAACTGCAAAAGACTCTTatttaaatatttccaaaaacatttaatgcaagATAGTTGCACTACAAAATTCCTAGCTTATTTTGGAAATACTTGCTTTTCCCTAAGGTGATCTGGGGTCTAAATCTTGCCTGTTCACATCCATCACTTAAATTGCTGCAAAATGTAACAGAAGTAGAAACAATTTCTAAATTAGATACTGAATGCTCATAGTGAGGGGCACAGAACCTAATTCAAATCAGCAAATTACAGGGATTCATGTATAACTACAGGTGGTTACACCTGTTATGTGTGATAGGAAAAAGTGCATTCTTCCAAAGCTGAGTGAAACTTCATAGTTATTCTCTTTACTCCCACCTGGTGATCCAGATCTGCAAAGGCTCGATAAGACTTCTAATCTCTTCGTCCTCTTTTTCAATTTCAACATGTGTCTGCAGGTTCTCCTCAGCAATCTCTAACATTTCCTCACTCAGCATCGTTGAGGTGATGCCGTAATAGTGCTAAGAACAAAACGGATGATCTCTATTCAAATGACAACCCAAACGCAGCAAGGTAACATTAGAAAGGAtagttttattttacatttgaagGAAGAATAAAGAACAACAATGTtataagaaaatgtaaaatatgagTTTACAGTATCAAAGGCAGCTCAATACCTCAACGTATTCCAGGAAA encodes the following:
- the MDH1B gene encoding putative malate dehydrogenase 1B isoform X3, with the protein product MAKLVLAGKANCPYYAKAELLADYLQANLPDFSVHKITQHPDEWEQWLHDTCETNGWQHRQSPMIWRELLDRGGKGLLLGGVNDFLEYVEHYYGITSTMLSEEMLEIAEENLQTHVEIEKEDEEIRSLIEPLQIWITSASAPICSQLIPLLADGEVFGMTTEISIHLLDLDQFKEVLCGIVMDAEDMAFPLLRSISEHTEIDEAFNQADIIIVLDDVLLNCEVQSLENYTREVGEICRVYAPLIEKNAKSEVRVISSGKTFVNLKAMMIMTYGPSIKPENVIAIATPWESAAKAMLARKLNMNAAGVKDVIVWGNITGCNYIDLSHAKLYGYDCAVWGPANFPRPLLNMLYDSEWIHSEFLSAKSSLSSRVCHCVGMLPAHAVATVLRYWYHGSPPGEIVSVGIISKGQFCLPEGIVFSMPVRFQNGNWEIMTELEINETTQEVLGHLAHELIQEKLIALKEIKEMHSYADDKITCEKKVQEGICCEQHSFKSKTFRTVS
- the MDH1B gene encoding putative malate dehydrogenase 1B isoform X1; this encodes MPRRVAAQHRGKANCPYYAKAELLADYLQANLPDFSVHKITQHPDEWEQWLHDTCETNGWQHRQSPMIWRELLDRGGKGLLLGGVNDFLEYVEHYYGITSTMLSEEMLEIAEENLQTHVEIEKEDEEIRSLIEPLQIWITSASAPICSQLIPLLADGEVFGMTTEISIHLLDLDQFKEVLCGIVMDAEDMAFPLLRSISEHTEIDEAFNQADIIIVLDDVLLNCEVQSLENYTREVGEICRVYAPLIEKNAKSEVRVISSGKTFVNLKAMMIMTYGPSIKPENVIAIATPWESAAKAMLARKLNMNAAGVKDVIVWGNITGCNYIDLSHAKLYGYDCAVWGPANFPRPLLNMLYDSEWIHSEFLSAKSSLSSRVCHCVGMLPAHAVATVLRYWYHGSPPGEIVSVGIISKGQFCLPEGIVFSMPVRFQNGNWEIMTELEINETTQEVLGHLAHELIQEKLIALKEIKEMHSYADDKITCEKKFASRDGNLAY
- the MDH1B gene encoding putative malate dehydrogenase 1B isoform X2, coding for MAKLVLAGKANCPYYAKAELLADYLQANLPDFSVHKITQHPDEWEQWLHDTCETNGWQHRQSPMIWRELLDRGGKGLLLGGVNDFLEYVEHYYGITSTMLSEEMLEIAEENLQTHVEIEKEDEEIRSLIEPLQIWITSASAPICSQLIPLLADGEVFGMTTEISIHLLDLDQFKEVLCGIVMDAEDMAFPLLRSISEHTEIDEAFNQADIIIVLDDVLLNCEVQSLENYTREVGEICRVYAPLIEKNAKSEVRVISSGKTFVNLKAMMIMTYGPSIKPENVIAIATPWESAAKAMLARKLNMNAAGVKDVIVWGNITGCNYIDLSHAKLYGYDCAVWGPANFPRPLLNMLYDSEWIHSEFLSAKSSLSSRVCHCVGMLPAHAVATVLRYWYHGSPPGEIVSVGIISKGQFCLPEGIVFSMPVRFQNGNWEIMTELEINETTQEVLGHLAHELIQEKLIALKEIKEMHSYADDKITCEKKFASRDGNLAY